One Carassius auratus strain Wakin chromosome 16, ASM336829v1, whole genome shotgun sequence genomic window carries:
- the c16h2orf66 gene encoding uncharacterized protein C2orf66 homolog → MCGVPLMLCIKAGAESFWETEATQLQTDLAITATANMLTVLALMTLLMVSVESDLSNEEWKSLSNPQSRTLFFRILQSYLEGRESEARAMNRKTNVKENKNSNVENTGYDKYDLFLHNDIYDV, encoded by the exons ATGTGTGGCGTGCCTCTTATGCTGTGTATAAAAGCAGGGGCAGAAAGCTTTTGGGAAACCGAGGCAACCCAACTGCAAACTGACCTGGCAATCACAGCCACTGCAAACAT GTTGACAGTATTGGCTCTGATGACACTGCTGATGGTCTCGGTTGAGTCGGACCTCTCAAATGAAGAGTGGAAGTCTTTGAGTAACCCACAGAGCAGGACCCTG TTTTTCCGGATCCTGCAGTCCTATCTTGAAGGCAGAGAGAGCGAAGCTCGAGCGATGAACAGGAAAACGAATGTGAAGGAGAACAAAAACAGCAATGTAGAAAACACTGGTTATGACAAGTATGACCTCTTTCTCCACAATGACATTTATGATGTTTAG
- the ankrd28b gene encoding serine/threonine-protein phosphatase 6 regulatory ankyrin repeat subunit A isoform X1, which produces MVVLKIGEQPALLKAIFNVDPDEVRSLVFKKEDVNVQDNEKRTPLHAAAYLGDAEIIELLILSGARVNAKDNKWLTPLHRAVASCSEEAVQVLLKHSADVNARDKNWQTPLHVAAANKAVRCAEALVPLLSNVNVSDRAGRTALHHAAHSGHLEMVRLLLSRGANINAFDKKDRRAIHWAAFMGHIEVVKLLVSHGAEVTCKDKKAYTPIHAAASSGMISVVKYLLDLGVDMNEPNAYGNTPLHVACYNGQDVVVNELIECGANVNQVNEKGFAPLHFTAASRHGALCLELLVGNAADVNIKSKDGKTPLHMTAVRGRFSRSQTIIQNGAEIDCEDKNGNTPLHIAARYGHELLINTLITNGADTAKRGVHGMFPLHLAALSGYSDCCRKLLSSGKLYHCSDSQPVHSLCMDYIINCNVTASLCLPGFDIDTPDDFGRTCLHAAAAGGNLDCLNLLLNTGADFNRKDSFGRTPLHYAAANCNYQCLFALVGSGANVNELDKRGCTPLHYAAASDADGKCLEYLLRNDANPGIRDNQGYNAVHYASAYGHRLCLELIASETPLDVLMETSGTDILNDSDVRAPVSPLHLAAYHGHHQALEVLVQSLLDLDVKTAQGHTPLDLAAFKGHIECVDVLINQGASILVKDYTLKRTPIHAAATNGHSECLRLLIGNADLQSAVDIQDGIGQTPLMLSVLGGHTECVYSLINKGANVDAKDKRGRTALHRGAVTGHEECVEALLQQNASFMVRDCRGRSPVHLAAACGHVGVLGGFLHAAQSVETIPVITDHQGYTPLHWACYNGHDTCVEVLLEQELFHKTEGNTFSPLHCAVINDNEGAAEMLIETLSPAIVNSTDSKNRTPLHAAAFTDHVECLQLLLGHNAQVNCVDAGGKTPLMMAAENGQTNAVEVLVSSAKADLTLQDANKNTALHLACSKGHETSALLILEKITDRNLINSTSAALQTPLHVAARNGLTVVVQELLAKGASVLAVDENGYTPALACAPNKDVADCLALILATMMPVSPSGGAVPSLTFSAINHYTSPTKSVTFDSLPMLRSEHSSYCSFNSIGRHDGFYKDDELNDSDSETY; this is translated from the exons cCTGCCCTGCTAAAAGCTATTTTCAATGTTGATCCGGATGAAGTACGCTCTCTCGTTTTCAAGAAAGAAGATGTGAATGTACAA GACAATGAAAAAAGGACACCGCTGCACGCAGCTGCTTACCTAGGAGATGCTGAGATTATAGAGCTCTTAATATTATCAG GGGCGAGGGTGAATGCCAAAGACAACAAATGGCTGACTCCTCTGCACCGCGCAGTGGCATCCTGCAGTGAG GAGGCGGTGCAGGTTTTGTTGAAGCACTCTGCCGATGTGAACGCTCGCGATAAGAACTGGCAGACTCCTCTACATGTGGCGGCTGCTAACAAAGCGGTCCGCTGCGCTGAGGCATTGGTGCCACTGCTTAGCAATGTTAATGTATCAGATCGGGCTGGACGCACAGCTCTGCACCACGCTGCCCACAGTGGCCACCTGGAG ATGGTGCGGTTACTGCTATCCAGAGGAGCAAATATAAATGCGTTTGATAAGAAGGACAGAAGGGCGATCCACTGGGCGGCATTCATGG GTCACATCGAGGTGGTCAAACTGCTGGTGTCTCATGGCGCTGAGGTGACGTGTAAGGATAAGAAAGCTTACACACCCATCCATGCTGCAGCGTCCAGCGGGATGATCAGTGTGGTGAAGTATCTGCTGGACCTAGGAGTGGAT ATGAATGAGCCAAACGCGTATGGGAACACGCCCCTGCACGTGGCATGCTACAACGGTCAGGATGTAGTGGTGAACGAGCTGATCGAGTGTGGCGCGAATGTGAACCAGGTTAACGAGAAGGGCTTCGCACCCTTGCACTTCACCGCCGCCTCACGGCACGGAGCGCTCTGCCTTGAGCTGCTCGTGGGAAATGCAGCCGATGTCAATATCAAG AGTAAGGATGGTAAGACTCCTCTACATATGACCGCGGTCCGCGGGAGGTTCTCAAGATCCCAGACCATTATTCAAAACG GTGCTGAGATAGACTGTGAAGATAAGAACGGAAATACTCCTCTGCACATCGCGGCTCGATACGGACACGAGCTTCTCATCAACACACTGATCACTAATGGAGCTGATACAGCCAA GAGGGGGGTTCATGGCATGTTTCCACTGCATTTGGCTGCCCTCAGCGGCTACTCAGACTGCTGTCGTAAACTGCTGTCATCTGGTAAGCTGTATCACTGCTCAGATAGTCAGCCAGTGCACTCTTTGTGCATGGATTACATAATTAATTGCAACGTAACAGCAAGTTTGTGTCTTCCAGGCTTTGATATAGACACCCCTGATGACTTTGGAAGGACCTGTTTACATGCTGCTGCTGCCGGCGG GAACCTTGATTGTCTGAATCTTCTCCTCAACACAGGGGCGGATTTCAACAGGAAGGACAGCTTTGGAAG GACACCTTTGCACTACGCAGCTGCAAACTGCAACTACCAGTGCCTGTTTGCTTTGGTGGGTTCAGGAGCCAATGTCAATGAGCTTGACAAGAGGGGCTGCACCCCCCTCCATTACGCCGCTGCTTCGGACGCAGATGGAAA GTGCCTGGAATATTTGCTGAGGAATGACGCCAACCCAGGGATCCGAGACAATCAGGGCTACAATGCAGTGCATTACGCCTCTGCTTATGGACACCGCCTGTGTCTGGAGCTG ATTGCGAGTGAAACTCCTTTAGATGTG TTAATGGAAACCTCAGGGACAGACATCCTAAATGACTCTGATGTACGTGCTCCTGTGAGCCCTCTCCACCTGGCT GCATATCATGGACATCACCAGGCTCTTGAGGTATTGGTTCAGTCTTTGCTGGATTTGGATGTGAAAACAGCACAAGGACACACGCCGCTGGACCTGGCTGCCTTCAAAGGCCACATTGAATGTGTGGATGTGCTCATCAACCAGGGGGCTTCCATCCTGGTGAAAGACTACACGCTCAAGCGCACCCCCATCCACGCCGCTG CCACAAATGGTCACTCTGAATGTCTCCGTTTGCTCATCGGAAATGCTGACCTGCAGAGTGCAGTGGACATTCAGGATGGGATTGGCCA GACGCCTCTGATGCTGTCAGTGCTGGGTGGACACACAGAATGTGTTTACTCCCTTATTAATAAAGGAGCCAATGTCGATGCCAAAGACAAACGGGGCCGCACTGCTCTGCACAGAGGG GCAGTGACGGGTCATGAGGAGTGTGTGGAGGCCCTGCTGCAGCAAAATGCCAGTTTCATGGTACGGGACTGTAGGGGGCGCTCTCCAGTGCACCTTGCGGCCGCCTGTGGCCACGTTGGGGTTCTGGGGGGCTTTCTGCATGCTGCCCAGTCAGTAGAGACCATTCCTGTCATCACTGACCACCAAGGCTACACGCCCCTGCACTGGGCCTGTTACAACG GTCATGACACATGTGTTGAAGTGTTGCTGGAGCAGGAGTTATTTCATAAGACTGAAGGGAACACCTTTAGCCCGCTTCACTGTGCTGT TATAAATGACAATGAAGGAGCGGCTGAGATGTTGATAGAGACACTTAGTCCTGCCATCGTCAACTCAACTGATTCCAAAAACAG GACTCCTCTTCATGCTGCAGCATTCACGGATCACGTGGAGTGTCTGCAGCTCTTGCTGGGTCATAACGCACAGGTGAACTGTGTGGATGCTGGAGGCAAAACCCCACTCATGATGGCTGCTGAGAACGGCCAGACTAATGCAGTCG AGGTGTTGGTGAGCAGCGCAAAAGCAGATCTCACGCTACAGGATGCCAACAAAAACACTGCTCTCCATCTGGCCTGCAGTAAG GGTCATGAAACTAGTGCCTTGTTGATCTTGGAAAAGATCACTGACCGAAACCTCATCAACTCCACCAGTGCAGCTTTACAAAC GCCCCTGCATGTGGCTGCCAGGAATGGCTTGACTGTGGTTGTCCAAGAACTACTAGCTAAGGGTGCTAGTGTGCTAGCCGTTGATGAAAATG GTTATACTCCAGCCCTGGCTTGTGCTCCTAACAAAGATGTGGCAGATTGCCTGGCGCTAATCCTGGCCACCATGATGCCCGTGTCTCCCAGCGGAGGAGCGGTACCCAGCCTCACGTTCAGTGCCATCAATCACTACACCAGCCCCACCAAAAGCGTCACGTTCGACAGTCTGCCCATGCTCCGCTCCGAACACAGCTCCTACTGCAGTTTCAACAGCATCGGCCGCCATGACGGCTTCTACAAGGACGACGAGCTAAATGACTCGGACTCAGAGACGTACTGA
- the ankrd28b gene encoding serine/threonine-protein phosphatase 6 regulatory ankyrin repeat subunit A isoform X2, translating into MVVLKIGEQPALLKAIFNVDPDEVRSLVFKKEDVNVQDNEKRTPLHAAAYLGDAEIIELLILSGARVNAKDNKWLTPLHRAVASCSEEAVQVLLKHSADVNARDKNWQTPLHVAAANKAVRCAEALVPLLSNVNVSDRAGRTALHHAAHSGHLEMVRLLLSRGANINAFDKKDRRAIHWAAFMGHIEVVKLLVSHGAEVTCKDKKAYTPIHAAASSGMISVVKYLLDLGVDMNEPNAYGNTPLHVACYNGQDVVVNELIECGANVNQVNEKGFAPLHFTAASRHGALCLELLVGNAADVNIKSKDGKTPLHMTAVRGRFSRSQTIIQNGAEIDCEDKNGNTPLHIAARYGHELLINTLITNGADTAKRGVHGMFPLHLAALSGYSDCCRKLLSSGFDIDTPDDFGRTCLHAAAAGGNLDCLNLLLNTGADFNRKDSFGRTPLHYAAANCNYQCLFALVGSGANVNELDKRGCTPLHYAAASDADGKCLEYLLRNDANPGIRDNQGYNAVHYASAYGHRLCLELIASETPLDVLMETSGTDILNDSDVRAPVSPLHLAAYHGHHQALEVLVQSLLDLDVKTAQGHTPLDLAAFKGHIECVDVLINQGASILVKDYTLKRTPIHAAATNGHSECLRLLIGNADLQSAVDIQDGIGQTPLMLSVLGGHTECVYSLINKGANVDAKDKRGRTALHRGAVTGHEECVEALLQQNASFMVRDCRGRSPVHLAAACGHVGVLGGFLHAAQSVETIPVITDHQGYTPLHWACYNGHDTCVEVLLEQELFHKTEGNTFSPLHCAVINDNEGAAEMLIETLSPAIVNSTDSKNRTPLHAAAFTDHVECLQLLLGHNAQVNCVDAGGKTPLMMAAENGQTNAVEVLVSSAKADLTLQDANKNTALHLACSKGHETSALLILEKITDRNLINSTSAALQTPLHVAARNGLTVVVQELLAKGASVLAVDENGYTPALACAPNKDVADCLALILATMMPVSPSGGAVPSLTFSAINHYTSPTKSVTFDSLPMLRSEHSSYCSFNSIGRHDGFYKDDELNDSDSETY; encoded by the exons cCTGCCCTGCTAAAAGCTATTTTCAATGTTGATCCGGATGAAGTACGCTCTCTCGTTTTCAAGAAAGAAGATGTGAATGTACAA GACAATGAAAAAAGGACACCGCTGCACGCAGCTGCTTACCTAGGAGATGCTGAGATTATAGAGCTCTTAATATTATCAG GGGCGAGGGTGAATGCCAAAGACAACAAATGGCTGACTCCTCTGCACCGCGCAGTGGCATCCTGCAGTGAG GAGGCGGTGCAGGTTTTGTTGAAGCACTCTGCCGATGTGAACGCTCGCGATAAGAACTGGCAGACTCCTCTACATGTGGCGGCTGCTAACAAAGCGGTCCGCTGCGCTGAGGCATTGGTGCCACTGCTTAGCAATGTTAATGTATCAGATCGGGCTGGACGCACAGCTCTGCACCACGCTGCCCACAGTGGCCACCTGGAG ATGGTGCGGTTACTGCTATCCAGAGGAGCAAATATAAATGCGTTTGATAAGAAGGACAGAAGGGCGATCCACTGGGCGGCATTCATGG GTCACATCGAGGTGGTCAAACTGCTGGTGTCTCATGGCGCTGAGGTGACGTGTAAGGATAAGAAAGCTTACACACCCATCCATGCTGCAGCGTCCAGCGGGATGATCAGTGTGGTGAAGTATCTGCTGGACCTAGGAGTGGAT ATGAATGAGCCAAACGCGTATGGGAACACGCCCCTGCACGTGGCATGCTACAACGGTCAGGATGTAGTGGTGAACGAGCTGATCGAGTGTGGCGCGAATGTGAACCAGGTTAACGAGAAGGGCTTCGCACCCTTGCACTTCACCGCCGCCTCACGGCACGGAGCGCTCTGCCTTGAGCTGCTCGTGGGAAATGCAGCCGATGTCAATATCAAG AGTAAGGATGGTAAGACTCCTCTACATATGACCGCGGTCCGCGGGAGGTTCTCAAGATCCCAGACCATTATTCAAAACG GTGCTGAGATAGACTGTGAAGATAAGAACGGAAATACTCCTCTGCACATCGCGGCTCGATACGGACACGAGCTTCTCATCAACACACTGATCACTAATGGAGCTGATACAGCCAA GAGGGGGGTTCATGGCATGTTTCCACTGCATTTGGCTGCCCTCAGCGGCTACTCAGACTGCTGTCGTAAACTGCTGTCATCTG GCTTTGATATAGACACCCCTGATGACTTTGGAAGGACCTGTTTACATGCTGCTGCTGCCGGCGG GAACCTTGATTGTCTGAATCTTCTCCTCAACACAGGGGCGGATTTCAACAGGAAGGACAGCTTTGGAAG GACACCTTTGCACTACGCAGCTGCAAACTGCAACTACCAGTGCCTGTTTGCTTTGGTGGGTTCAGGAGCCAATGTCAATGAGCTTGACAAGAGGGGCTGCACCCCCCTCCATTACGCCGCTGCTTCGGACGCAGATGGAAA GTGCCTGGAATATTTGCTGAGGAATGACGCCAACCCAGGGATCCGAGACAATCAGGGCTACAATGCAGTGCATTACGCCTCTGCTTATGGACACCGCCTGTGTCTGGAGCTG ATTGCGAGTGAAACTCCTTTAGATGTG TTAATGGAAACCTCAGGGACAGACATCCTAAATGACTCTGATGTACGTGCTCCTGTGAGCCCTCTCCACCTGGCT GCATATCATGGACATCACCAGGCTCTTGAGGTATTGGTTCAGTCTTTGCTGGATTTGGATGTGAAAACAGCACAAGGACACACGCCGCTGGACCTGGCTGCCTTCAAAGGCCACATTGAATGTGTGGATGTGCTCATCAACCAGGGGGCTTCCATCCTGGTGAAAGACTACACGCTCAAGCGCACCCCCATCCACGCCGCTG CCACAAATGGTCACTCTGAATGTCTCCGTTTGCTCATCGGAAATGCTGACCTGCAGAGTGCAGTGGACATTCAGGATGGGATTGGCCA GACGCCTCTGATGCTGTCAGTGCTGGGTGGACACACAGAATGTGTTTACTCCCTTATTAATAAAGGAGCCAATGTCGATGCCAAAGACAAACGGGGCCGCACTGCTCTGCACAGAGGG GCAGTGACGGGTCATGAGGAGTGTGTGGAGGCCCTGCTGCAGCAAAATGCCAGTTTCATGGTACGGGACTGTAGGGGGCGCTCTCCAGTGCACCTTGCGGCCGCCTGTGGCCACGTTGGGGTTCTGGGGGGCTTTCTGCATGCTGCCCAGTCAGTAGAGACCATTCCTGTCATCACTGACCACCAAGGCTACACGCCCCTGCACTGGGCCTGTTACAACG GTCATGACACATGTGTTGAAGTGTTGCTGGAGCAGGAGTTATTTCATAAGACTGAAGGGAACACCTTTAGCCCGCTTCACTGTGCTGT TATAAATGACAATGAAGGAGCGGCTGAGATGTTGATAGAGACACTTAGTCCTGCCATCGTCAACTCAACTGATTCCAAAAACAG GACTCCTCTTCATGCTGCAGCATTCACGGATCACGTGGAGTGTCTGCAGCTCTTGCTGGGTCATAACGCACAGGTGAACTGTGTGGATGCTGGAGGCAAAACCCCACTCATGATGGCTGCTGAGAACGGCCAGACTAATGCAGTCG AGGTGTTGGTGAGCAGCGCAAAAGCAGATCTCACGCTACAGGATGCCAACAAAAACACTGCTCTCCATCTGGCCTGCAGTAAG GGTCATGAAACTAGTGCCTTGTTGATCTTGGAAAAGATCACTGACCGAAACCTCATCAACTCCACCAGTGCAGCTTTACAAAC GCCCCTGCATGTGGCTGCCAGGAATGGCTTGACTGTGGTTGTCCAAGAACTACTAGCTAAGGGTGCTAGTGTGCTAGCCGTTGATGAAAATG GTTATACTCCAGCCCTGGCTTGTGCTCCTAACAAAGATGTGGCAGATTGCCTGGCGCTAATCCTGGCCACCATGATGCCCGTGTCTCCCAGCGGAGGAGCGGTACCCAGCCTCACGTTCAGTGCCATCAATCACTACACCAGCCCCACCAAAAGCGTCACGTTCGACAGTCTGCCCATGCTCCGCTCCGAACACAGCTCCTACTGCAGTTTCAACAGCATCGGCCGCCATGACGGCTTCTACAAGGACGACGAGCTAAATGACTCGGACTCAGAGACGTACTGA